The proteins below come from a single Sphingomonas carotinifaciens genomic window:
- a CDS encoding PHA/PHB synthase family protein — MAQTDDAHDPRPPGGGATPAIPTLEELQHWTWVMGRAQQMMMEQGIAAMRPPAEGVPAMPVVPGFNDPATIERARDFWSESMDLWRRFLDPSAAAPAPAAKPDKRFKAPGWQSPMFDLIRQSYALVGDHMLRGVDALEGVEPRQKEQLRFATRAFVDAMSPTNFPATNPEVIEKTIETKGENLLKGLQNMLADIGRGQLTHTQADAFQIGRDIAATPGQVVLRTPLYELIQYQPTTETVATTPIVIFPPWINRFYILDLSPEKSLIRWALDQGFTVFMVSWKSADATMADIAWDDYVAAQVEAIDTIRDLLDVPAVHSVGYCVAGTTLAATLAWLAARGEADKVASATFFTAQVDFSKAGDLLHFVDDEQLALIGTLSPEGFLDGRYLAATFNLLRGRDLIWNYVTNNYLLGKDYVPFDLLHWNGDVTNLPAKWHLSYLTDLYRDNLLVQPGALSIAGVPLDLRRVATPAYVQAGREDHIAPPESVWKLTELFQGPLRFVLAGSGHIAGVVNPPAAGKYQYWTNDTPAESLDAFVASATETKGSWWPDWATWLRHQDDATTPANGARIPGNGKLPALEAAPGSYVGTR, encoded by the coding sequence ATGGCCCAGACCGACGACGCGCACGACCCCCGGCCCCCCGGTGGAGGCGCCACGCCCGCCATCCCGACGCTGGAGGAGTTGCAGCACTGGACTTGGGTGATGGGGCGTGCGCAGCAGATGATGATGGAGCAGGGGATCGCGGCGATGAGGCCGCCGGCGGAGGGCGTGCCGGCGATGCCGGTCGTCCCCGGCTTCAACGATCCCGCCACCATCGAGCGGGCGCGTGATTTCTGGTCGGAAAGCATGGACTTGTGGCGCCGCTTCCTTGATCCTTCCGCCGCGGCGCCCGCCCCTGCGGCCAAGCCCGACAAGCGGTTCAAGGCGCCGGGATGGCAGTCGCCGATGTTTGACCTGATCCGGCAAAGCTATGCGCTGGTGGGCGATCACATGTTACGCGGTGTCGACGCGCTGGAGGGGGTCGAGCCGCGCCAGAAGGAACAGCTCCGCTTCGCCACCCGCGCCTTTGTCGACGCGATGAGCCCGACCAACTTTCCCGCCACCAATCCGGAGGTGATCGAGAAGACGATCGAGACCAAGGGCGAGAATCTGCTGAAAGGCTTGCAGAACATGCTTGCCGATATCGGCCGTGGGCAATTGACCCATACCCAGGCCGACGCGTTCCAGATCGGCCGCGACATCGCCGCCACGCCGGGCCAGGTGGTGTTGCGCACCCCGCTCTACGAACTCATCCAGTATCAGCCGACGACCGAAACGGTCGCGACCACGCCGATCGTGATCTTTCCGCCCTGGATCAACCGCTTCTACATTCTCGACCTGTCGCCGGAAAAAAGCCTGATCCGCTGGGCGCTAGACCAGGGCTTCACCGTGTTCATGGTGTCGTGGAAGTCCGCCGATGCCACCATGGCGGATATCGCATGGGACGATTACGTCGCCGCGCAGGTGGAGGCGATCGACACAATTCGCGATCTGCTGGACGTGCCCGCGGTACACAGCGTCGGCTATTGCGTCGCGGGCACCACGCTGGCCGCGACGCTGGCATGGCTCGCCGCGCGGGGCGAGGCGGACAAGGTCGCCAGCGCCACCTTCTTCACCGCCCAAGTCGATTTCTCGAAGGCGGGCGACCTCCTGCACTTCGTCGATGACGAGCAACTGGCGCTGATCGGCACGCTGTCGCCAGAGGGGTTTCTCGACGGGCGCTATCTGGCTGCGACCTTCAACCTGTTGCGCGGGCGCGACCTGATCTGGAACTACGTCACCAACAACTATCTGCTGGGCAAGGATTATGTGCCGTTCGACCTGCTCCACTGGAACGGCGACGTCACCAACCTGCCCGCCAAATGGCACCTCAGCTACCTGACCGACCTGTACCGCGACAATCTGCTGGTGCAGCCCGGCGCGCTGTCGATCGCGGGCGTCCCCCTCGATCTGCGCCGCGTCGCCACCCCCGCCTATGTGCAGGCCGGTCGCGAGGATCATATCGCCCCGCCGGAGAGCGTGTGGAAGCTGACCGAGCTTTTCCAGGGGCCGCTCCGCTTCGTCCTTGCCGGCTCCGGGCACATCGCCGGCGTGGTCAATCCGCCGGCGGCGGGCAAATACCAGTATTGGACCAACGACACGCCCGCCGAGTCGCTCGACGCCTTTGTCGCATCCGCGACCGAGACCAAGGGGAGCTGGTGGCCGGATTGGGCGACATGGCTACGCCATCAGGATGACGCGACCACGCCGGCGAACGGTGCCAGGATCCCCGGCAACGGCAAACTGCCCGCACTGGAGGCTGCCCCCGGCAGCTACGTGGGCACCCGCTAA
- a CDS encoding phasin family protein, producing the protein MSIDKTNTPAAAKQSGTSRKPRRDVKSRAATPLPGLPAIQDAAAPSPAAAVKALVADTVAPAAVATPLPVEPVETPAPAAAAPAPTPPIPVVSATMETDTPSDPITSEPDQPTPPTAAVPADIEAKEVVMEATIENATSKTQAMFGEASTRTQAAMDKSARMLEDAAAFNKDNLEALVESSRIAARGFEHLGQGAADYAKRSFESTTQAWKTLASAKSPTEFMKLQSDYARTSFDTLVAETSKSTETMLKLAGEIAQPLSNRFAVAAEKMKISA; encoded by the coding sequence ATGTCTATCGACAAGACGAATACGCCCGCGGCTGCCAAGCAGTCCGGCACGAGCCGCAAGCCGCGGCGTGACGTGAAATCCAGGGCCGCGACGCCGTTGCCCGGCCTGCCCGCGATTCAGGACGCGGCGGCGCCCTCCCCCGCAGCGGCGGTAAAGGCCCTGGTCGCGGACACGGTCGCCCCGGCGGCGGTCGCCACGCCACTCCCCGTCGAACCGGTCGAGACGCCCGCGCCTGCCGCGGCGGCTCCCGCCCCGACGCCCCCGATCCCTGTCGTTTCCGCAACCATGGAGACCGACACCCCGTCCGATCCGATTACCAGCGAGCCGGACCAACCGACTCCCCCGACCGCCGCGGTTCCGGCGGACATCGAAGCCAAGGAAGTTGTGATGGAAGCGACGATCGAAAACGCCACGAGCAAGACCCAGGCCATGTTCGGCGAGGCCTCCACCCGCACCCAGGCGGCCATGGACAAGAGCGCCCGGATGCTTGAGGACGCCGCCGCCTTCAACAAGGACAATCTGGAAGCGCTGGTCGAATCGTCGCGCATCGCCGCGCGCGGGTTCGAACATCTCGGCCAGGGCGCGGCCGACTATGCCAAGCGCAGCTTCGAGAGCACGACCCAGGCGTGGAAGACGCTCGCCAGCGCCAAGTCGCCGACCGAGTTCATGAAGCTCCAGTCGGACTATGCCCGCACCAGCTTCGACACGCTGGTCGCCGAGACGTCGAAGTCGACCGAGACGATGCTGAAGCTGGCCGGCGAGATCGCCCAGCCGCTCAGCAACCGCTTCGCGGTCGCCGCCGAGAAGATGAAGATCAGCGCCTGA
- the clpS gene encoding ATP-dependent Clp protease adapter ClpS, giving the protein MADRRDGDGTDDDGNGGAGGGSGLGVATRTRTRTKQPTPYRVLMLNDDYTPMEFVVLCLQRFFRMNMEEATRVMLHVHQRGVGVCGVFSYEVAETKVGQVIDFARANQHPLQCTLEKA; this is encoded by the coding sequence ATGGCTGATCGCCGAGATGGCGACGGCACCGACGACGACGGCAATGGTGGCGCCGGGGGCGGCTCCGGGCTCGGTGTCGCCACGCGCACGCGCACCCGCACCAAACAGCCGACGCCCTACCGCGTCCTGATGCTCAACGACGACTATACGCCGATGGAGTTCGTCGTGCTGTGTCTCCAGCGCTTCTTCCGCATGAACATGGAGGAAGCGACCCGCGTCATGCTCCACGTCCATCAGCGCGGCGTGGGCGTGTGCGGCGTCTTTTCCTACGAGGTGGCCGAGACCAAGGTCGGCCAGGTGATCGATTTCGCCCGCGCCAACCAGCATCCGCTGCAATGCACGCTGGAAAAGGCCTGA
- a CDS encoding Crp/Fnr family transcriptional regulator, producing the protein MIQVEERTRTVSRGAVLLREHDRMDELFVVREGMMMAYVLLDDGSRQIVRFLFPGDIFALSALVYRGSPDTVVALSTAVLSVIDRPTIARLSEEHPRLLCLLLVLNQIERVAATDRMAGLGRTSARARVATLLLDLRNRMRRADMDIDAIFPLRLTQEEIGDATGLTAVHVNRMLRQLEEDGMIARESGRVVIRDEAALARETNYVDRYNKLDLGWLPPGR; encoded by the coding sequence TTGATTCAAGTCGAAGAGCGGACGCGCACCGTGTCGCGGGGCGCGGTGTTGCTGCGCGAACATGACCGGATGGACGAACTGTTCGTCGTGCGTGAAGGCATGATGATGGCCTATGTCCTCCTGGACGACGGCAGCCGGCAGATTGTGCGTTTCCTGTTCCCAGGCGATATTTTTGCACTGTCGGCGCTGGTTTATCGCGGATCGCCGGACACGGTGGTGGCGCTGTCGACGGCGGTGCTGTCGGTGATCGACCGGCCGACGATCGCGCGGCTGTCGGAGGAGCATCCGCGCCTGTTATGCCTGCTCCTGGTGTTGAACCAGATCGAGCGGGTGGCGGCGACGGACCGGATGGCGGGGCTGGGGCGGACCTCGGCGCGCGCGCGGGTCGCGACGCTGCTGCTCGACCTGCGCAACCGGATGCGGCGTGCCGACATGGATATCGATGCGATCTTCCCCTTGCGCCTGACGCAGGAGGAGATCGGCGATGCCACCGGGCTGACCGCGGTGCACGTCAACCGGATGCTGCGGCAGTTGGAGGAAGACGGCATGATCGCGCGCGAATCGGGGCGCGTGGTGATCCGCGACGAAGCGGCGTTGGCGCGCGAGACCAATTATGTCGATCGCTACAACAAGCTCGACCTGGGATGGCTGCCGCCGGGGCGGTGA
- the murA gene encoding UDP-N-acetylglucosamine 1-carboxyvinyltransferase produces the protein MDRILIRGGQRLAGRLPISGAKNAALTLLPCALLTDEPLTLRNLPRLADVDGFGHLLNQLGASTAIEGTRPDEFGRVMTIRAGRLTSTEAPYDIVRKMRASILVLGPILARAGVARVSLPGGCAIGNRPIDLHLKALEAIGAQIELTAGYVEASAPGGRLSGGRYTFPVVSVGATENVLMAAATAQGTSVIGNAAREPEIVDLCNLLVAMGARIDGIGTETLTIEGVDRLHGATYAVMPDRIEAGSYACAAAITGGDIELVGAHAPDMEATLAALRQAGVTVEEKPGAIRIAADGPLRPLTLSTAPFPGFATDMQAQFMAMLLKAEGTSVLTETIFENRYMHVPELARMGASVQVHGRTAMVKGGEPLVGAPVMATDLRASMSLIIAGLAAEGETSVARVYHLDRGYERLEEKLSAVGADIERVSDG, from the coding sequence ATGGATCGCATTCTCATTCGCGGCGGACAGCGACTCGCCGGGCGCCTCCCGATTTCCGGTGCCAAGAACGCCGCACTCACCCTCCTCCCCTGCGCACTGCTGACGGACGAACCGCTCACCCTGCGCAACCTGCCGCGCCTCGCCGATGTCGATGGCTTCGGCCACCTTCTGAACCAGTTGGGTGCCTCGACCGCGATCGAGGGCACGCGCCCCGACGAATTCGGCCGGGTGATGACGATCCGCGCCGGCCGCCTGACCTCGACCGAGGCGCCCTATGACATCGTGCGCAAGATGCGCGCCTCCATCCTCGTCCTCGGCCCCATTCTGGCGCGGGCCGGTGTCGCGCGCGTGTCGCTGCCCGGTGGCTGCGCGATCGGCAACCGCCCGATCGATCTTCACCTGAAGGCGCTGGAGGCGATCGGCGCCCAGATCGAGCTGACCGCCGGCTATGTCGAGGCGTCCGCGCCCGGCGGCCGGCTGTCGGGTGGCCGCTACACCTTCCCCGTGGTCTCGGTCGGCGCGACCGAGAATGTGCTGATGGCCGCCGCCACCGCCCAGGGCACCAGCGTGATCGGCAACGCCGCGCGCGAGCCCGAGATCGTCGACCTGTGCAACCTGCTTGTCGCGATGGGCGCCCGGATCGACGGCATCGGTACCGAGACGCTGACGATCGAGGGCGTCGATCGCCTGCACGGCGCCACCTATGCGGTGATGCCCGATCGGATCGAGGCGGGCTCCTATGCCTGCGCCGCGGCGATCACCGGCGGCGACATCGAACTGGTCGGCGCCCACGCCCCCGACATGGAGGCGACGCTCGCCGCCCTGCGCCAAGCCGGCGTGACCGTGGAGGAGAAGCCCGGCGCGATCCGCATCGCGGCGGACGGCCCGCTCAGGCCGCTCACGCTCTCCACCGCGCCCTTTCCGGGCTTTGCCACCGATATGCAGGCGCAGTTCATGGCGATGCTCCTGAAGGCGGAGGGCACCAGCGTCCTGACCGAGACGATCTTCGAGAACCGCTACATGCATGTTCCCGAACTGGCGCGCATGGGGGCCAGCGTGCAGGTGCATGGCCGCACCGCCATGGTGAAGGGCGGCGAGCCGCTGGTCGGCGCCCCCGTCATGGCGACCGACCTGCGCGCCTCGATGAGCCTCATCATCGCCGGCCTGGCCGCCGAGGGCGAAACCTCGGTCGCGCGCGTCTATCACCTCGACCGCGGCTATGAGCGGCTGGAGGAAAAGCTCTCCGCCGTCGGCGCCGACATCGAACGCGTCAGCGACGGCTGA
- a CDS encoding catalase: MDHDALNAGNGGETHQRSDADHPVLTTNQGVAIADNQNQLKAGLRGPVLLEDHVYREKINHFDHERIPERIVHARGTGAHGYFELTESLSNITTADIFQRPGERVPVFTRFSTVAGGAGSVDTPRDVRGFAVKFYTKQGNWDLVGNNIPVFFIQDAIKFPDLIHAAKMEADRGYPQAATAHDTFWDFISLMPESTHMIMWAMSDRTLPKSFATMEGFGIHTFRFVNKAGQSTFVKFHWKPKAGLQSTIWDETVKIAGADPDFQRRDLFERIGRGDFPEWELGVQLFDEEFANAQPYDVLDSTKIIPEEVLPVKIVGRMVLDRYPDNFFAETEQVAFCPSNVVPGIDFTNDPLLQGRLFSYLDTQLSRLGGVNFTQIPVNQPKNVPGDHPFANLQRDGHMQMQVFKGRANYEPNSLHLAGEPGGPREDPAGFKTYPSEEEGAKLRIRPESFADHYSQARLFFRSLDPAEQAHLASAIVFELSKVSLEHVRIQMMANLRNVDETLATRVADGLAMDLPEASPTAAPVIDMDVSPALRIIRGPLEKHTLKGRTVGILIADGTDAAALKTVKAGVEDAGGTPMLIAPKVGAVPLSDGTKVKADAQLFGQPSVTVDAIAVILSEEACAKLVKEGAAVQFVMDAFGHLKAIGHNAAAQPLLDKAGVQPDEGVVDLDGFVNAAKKRYWDREPKVRTLA, encoded by the coding sequence ATGGATCATGACGCCCTGAACGCCGGCAACGGCGGCGAGACGCATCAGCGCAGCGACGCCGACCATCCGGTCCTCACCACCAATCAGGGCGTCGCGATCGCCGACAACCAGAACCAGCTCAAGGCCGGCCTGCGCGGCCCCGTGCTGCTCGAAGACCATGTCTACCGCGAGAAGATCAACCATTTCGACCACGAGCGTATTCCGGAGCGGATCGTTCACGCCCGCGGCACCGGCGCGCACGGCTATTTCGAACTGACCGAATCGCTGTCCAACATCACCACCGCCGACATCTTCCAGCGCCCCGGCGAGCGCGTGCCCGTCTTTACCCGCTTCTCCACGGTGGCGGGCGGCGCCGGATCGGTGGACACCCCGCGCGACGTGCGCGGCTTTGCGGTGAAATTCTATACCAAGCAGGGCAATTGGGATCTGGTCGGCAACAACATCCCGGTCTTCTTCATCCAGGACGCGATCAAGTTCCCCGACCTGATCCACGCTGCCAAGATGGAGGCCGATCGCGGCTATCCGCAGGCGGCGACCGCGCACGACACCTTCTGGGACTTCATCTCGCTCATGCCCGAATCGACCCACATGATCATGTGGGCGATGTCGGACCGTACCCTGCCGAAAAGCTTCGCGACGATGGAGGGGTTCGGCATCCACACCTTCCGCTTCGTCAACAAGGCGGGTCAGTCGACCTTTGTGAAGTTCCACTGGAAGCCCAAGGCCGGGCTGCAATCGACCATCTGGGACGAGACGGTGAAGATCGCCGGCGCCGATCCCGATTTTCAGCGTCGCGACCTGTTCGAGCGGATCGGCCGCGGCGACTTCCCCGAATGGGAACTGGGCGTGCAGCTGTTCGACGAGGAATTCGCCAACGCCCAACCCTATGACGTGCTCGATTCGACCAAGATCATCCCGGAGGAAGTGCTGCCGGTAAAGATCGTCGGCCGCATGGTGCTCGACCGCTATCCCGACAATTTCTTTGCCGAAACCGAGCAGGTCGCCTTCTGCCCCAGCAACGTCGTGCCGGGCATCGACTTCACCAACGATCCCCTCCTCCAGGGCCGGCTCTTCTCCTACCTGGACACGCAATTGTCGCGCCTCGGCGGGGTCAACTTCACCCAGATCCCGGTCAACCAGCCCAAGAACGTCCCCGGCGATCACCCCTTCGCCAATCTGCAGCGCGATGGCCATATGCAGATGCAGGTGTTTAAGGGCCGCGCCAATTACGAGCCCAACAGCCTGCATCTGGCGGGCGAACCCGGCGGCCCGCGCGAGGACCCGGCGGGCTTCAAGACCTATCCGTCGGAAGAAGAGGGCGCCAAGCTGCGCATCCGTCCCGAAAGCTTTGCGGATCATTACAGCCAGGCTCGGCTGTTCTTCCGCTCGCTCGACCCCGCCGAACAGGCGCATCTGGCCTCCGCGATCGTGTTCGAGCTGTCCAAGGTTTCGCTCGAACATGTCCGCATCCAGATGATGGCGAACCTGCGCAACGTGGATGAAACGCTGGCGACCCGCGTCGCCGACGGCCTCGCCATGGACCTGCCCGAGGCGTCGCCGACGGCGGCTCCGGTGATCGACATGGACGTATCGCCAGCGCTGCGCATCATCCGTGGCCCGCTGGAAAAGCATACGCTGAAGGGCCGCACCGTCGGCATCCTCATCGCCGACGGCACCGACGCGGCCGCGTTGAAGACGGTGAAGGCGGGTGTCGAGGATGCCGGCGGCACCCCGATGCTGATCGCGCCCAAGGTCGGCGCCGTGCCGCTCTCCGACGGGACAAAGGTCAAGGCCGACGCGCAACTCTTCGGCCAGCCTTCGGTCACCGTCGATGCGATCGCGGTGATCCTGAGCGAAGAGGCCTGCGCGAAACTGGTCAAGGAAGGCGCCGCGGTACAGTTCGTCATGGACGCCTTCGGCCATCTGAAGGCGATCGGCCACAACGCCGCCGCGCAACCCCTGCTCGACAAGGCCGGGGTCCAGCCGGACGAGGGCGTGGTGGATCTCGACGGCTTCGTCAACGCCGCCAAGAAGCGCTACTGGGACCGCGAACCCAAGGTCCGCACGCTGGCGTGA
- a CDS encoding LytTR family DNA-binding domain-containing protein, whose protein sequence is MPPARRFLIDLSIMLAIGLLLALMGPFGTFAGSVAFRLVYWVTLMVAGYALYHPAMMAASRVAARLALPEAAMWAAAGVVASVPMTALVWVVGRIGYTTRWPTPEQALALYVNVGLVGAIGTVMLWVARRRREAALVLAESEPEPVVAEPVGPALFERLPPGFGPTLHALEMEDHYVRAHGAYGSALILMRMRDAVAETAPLAGAQVHRSWWVARDAVERVRREGRNYRLVLPGGVEAPVARGAVPTLVAEGWI, encoded by the coding sequence ATGCCGCCGGCCCGCCGTTTCCTCATCGATCTGTCGATCATGCTCGCGATCGGGTTGCTGCTCGCGCTGATGGGACCGTTCGGGACGTTTGCGGGGAGCGTGGCGTTTCGGCTGGTCTACTGGGTGACGCTGATGGTGGCGGGATATGCGCTCTATCATCCGGCGATGATGGCGGCGAGCCGGGTGGCGGCGCGGCTGGCGCTGCCCGAGGCGGCGATGTGGGCGGCGGCGGGTGTGGTGGCGAGCGTGCCGATGACCGCGCTGGTGTGGGTGGTGGGCCGGATCGGCTATACCACGCGCTGGCCGACGCCGGAGCAGGCCCTGGCGCTGTACGTCAATGTGGGGCTGGTGGGTGCGATCGGGACGGTGATGCTGTGGGTCGCGCGGCGGCGGCGGGAGGCGGCGTTGGTGCTGGCGGAGTCGGAACCGGAGCCGGTAGTGGCCGAGCCGGTCGGGCCGGCATTGTTCGAACGGTTGCCGCCGGGGTTCGGGCCGACGCTGCACGCGCTGGAGATGGAGGACCATTATGTCCGCGCGCACGGTGCTTATGGCTCGGCGCTGATCCTGATGCGGATGCGCGATGCGGTGGCGGAAACCGCCCCGCTGGCGGGGGCACAGGTGCATCGCAGCTGGTGGGTCGCGCGGGATGCGGTGGAGCGGGTACGGCGCGAGGGGCGCAACTACCGGCTGGTGCTGCCCGGCGGGGTCGAGGCACCGGTGGCGCGGGGGGCGGTTCCGACGCTGGTGGCGGAGGGGTGGATCTAG
- a CDS encoding DUF2306 domain-containing protein — protein MTSLPLPIAFPPRRTRRDLSPAMRAMVLVAGGGLSAMAAVALGRAALGLAPAAPAVREVAVALHLATVLPALPLGLYLLLAHKGGPHHRLLGKVWVMLMLVAALSALGIRHLNHGQFSAIHLFVPLTVIGLWRAVASARSGWIATHRTTMIALYLGGLIGAGAFAFAPARIMGLWLFG, from the coding sequence ATGACCAGCCTGCCCCTCCCGATCGCCTTCCCGCCCCGTCGCACGCGTCGCGACCTGTCGCCCGCGATGCGCGCCATGGTGCTGGTCGCCGGTGGCGGGCTCAGCGCGATGGCGGCCGTGGCGCTCGGCCGTGCCGCCCTCGGCCTCGCGCCCGCCGCCCCGGCGGTTCGCGAGGTGGCGGTGGCGCTCCACCTCGCCACGGTGCTGCCCGCCCTGCCCCTCGGCCTCTACCTGCTACTCGCCCACAAAGGCGGCCCCCACCACCGCCTGCTCGGCAAGGTCTGGGTCATGCTGATGCTCGTCGCTGCCCTGTCCGCACTCGGCATTCGCCACCTCAACCATGGCCAGTTCAGCGCGATCCACCTGTTCGTGCCCCTAACCGTCATCGGCCTGTGGCGTGCCGTTGCCTCCGCACGATCGGGCTGGATCGCCACGCACCGCACCACCATGATCGCCCTTTATCTCGGCGGACTGATCGGCGCGGGTGCCTTCGCCTTTGCCCCCGCGCGCATCATGGGCCTGTGGCTGTTCGGCTGA
- a CDS encoding cisplatin damage response ATP-dependent DNA ligase: MQAFAALLDSLIYTRSRNAKLRLIADYLRATPDPDRGWAMAALTGDLDLPAVKPALIRALIEARIDPVLFRMSRDYVGDTAETVSLLWPEPDRPVENAPLSVADVVDRLMHLSRSDAPAALAGMLDRLNAEERFALLKMATGSLRIGVSARLAKTALADAFGLDVDAVEEVWHGLVPPYAALFAWAEGTGAQPTPADVPVFRPFMLAHPLEDLRVDLKDYAAEWKWDGIRVQIVHVAGATRLYSRTGDDVTGSFPDVAAAFTGIGAVDGELLVKGEHQGGTLEDGGGAASFNALQQRLGRKTVSGKMLEEYPAFVRLYDILFDGNEDLRPLPWTERRRRLEAFAAPLDPDRFDLSQVIEAADFTALEAMRATARDAAIEGMMLKRRDSPYVTGRRTGLWYKWKRDPLTADCVMMYAQRGSGRRSSYYSDYTFGCWTEEGELLPVGKAYSGITDEELRELDRFVRGHTVHRFGPVREVEKTLVLEIAFDSIHESKRHKSGIAMRFPRIARIRLDKPAAEADRIEALRRMVT, translated from the coding sequence ATGCAGGCCTTTGCCGCGCTTCTCGATTCGCTGATCTATACGCGGTCGCGCAATGCCAAGCTGAGGCTGATCGCCGATTACCTGCGCGCCACGCCCGACCCCGACCGGGGTTGGGCGATGGCGGCGCTGACCGGCGACCTGGACCTGCCGGCGGTGAAGCCCGCACTGATCCGGGCGCTGATCGAGGCGCGGATCGACCCCGTACTTTTCCGGATGAGCCGCGACTATGTCGGCGATACCGCGGAGACGGTGTCGCTGCTGTGGCCAGAGCCCGACCGGCCAGTGGAGAATGCCCCGCTGTCTGTGGCGGATGTGGTCGATCGGTTGATGCATCTGTCACGATCGGATGCGCCGGCGGCGCTTGCCGGGATGCTCGACCGGCTGAATGCCGAGGAACGCTTCGCCCTGCTCAAGATGGCGACGGGGTCGCTCAGGATCGGCGTGTCGGCGCGGCTGGCCAAGACGGCGCTGGCCGACGCGTTCGGACTGGATGTCGATGCGGTGGAGGAGGTGTGGCACGGACTGGTGCCGCCCTATGCTGCGTTGTTCGCCTGGGCCGAGGGTACCGGCGCGCAGCCGACGCCCGCGGACGTGCCGGTGTTCCGGCCGTTCATGCTGGCGCATCCGCTGGAGGATCTGCGCGTCGACCTGAAGGACTATGCCGCGGAGTGGAAGTGGGACGGCATCCGCGTGCAGATCGTCCATGTCGCGGGTGCCACCCGGCTCTACAGCCGGACCGGCGACGATGTGACGGGCAGCTTTCCCGATGTCGCCGCCGCCTTTACCGGGATCGGCGCGGTCGACGGCGAATTGCTGGTCAAGGGCGAGCATCAGGGCGGGACGCTGGAGGATGGCGGGGGCGCGGCCAGCTTCAACGCGCTGCAACAGCGACTCGGGCGCAAGACGGTGTCGGGCAAGATGCTGGAGGAATATCCGGCCTTTGTCCGCCTGTACGACATCCTGTTCGATGGGAACGAGGATCTGCGCCCCCTGCCATGGACCGAGCGACGCCGGAGGCTGGAAGCGTTCGCGGCACCCCTCGACCCCGACCGGTTCGATCTGAGCCAGGTGATCGAGGCGGCGGACTTCACCGCGCTGGAGGCGATGCGCGCCACCGCGCGCGATGCCGCGATCGAGGGCATGATGCTGAAGCGGCGCGACTCGCCCTATGTGACGGGGCGGCGCACCGGGCTGTGGTATAAATGGAAGCGCGATCCGCTGACCGCGGACTGCGTGATGATGTACGCGCAGCGCGGCAGCGGGCGGCGGTCGAGTTACTACAGCGACTATACCTTCGGCTGCTGGACCGAGGAGGGCGAGCTACTGCCGGTCGGCAAGGCCTATTCGGGGATCACCGACGAGGAACTGCGCGAACTGGACCGCTTCGTGCGCGGCCATACCGTGCACCGCTTCGGCCCGGTGCGCGAGGTGGAGAAGACGCTGGTGCTGGAGATCGCGTTCGATTCGATCCACGAATCGAAGCGGCACAAATCGGGGATCGCGATGCGCTTTCCCCGGATCGCGCGCATCCGCCTGGACAAGCCCGCCGCGGAAGCGGACCGGATCGAGGCGCTGCGGCGGATGGTGACCTGA
- a CDS encoding DUF1328 family protein, producing MLKLAVTFLILGLILGALGFGGIGGAFVGIAKVLFFIALALFLIFLVLGLVAGKSVKNAID from the coding sequence ATGCTGAAACTTGCCGTCACTTTTCTGATCCTCGGATTGATCCTGGGTGCGCTCGGTTTCGGCGGGATCGGTGGTGCGTTCGTCGGCATTGCCAAGGTGCTGTTCTTTATCGCCCTGGCCCTCTTCCTGATCTTCCTCGTGCTGGGGCTGGTCGCGGGTAAATCGGTGAAGAACGCGATCGACTGA
- a CDS encoding Dps family protein, with product MADTNPALETPSSLNRNDTASVADALNGALADCYALYLKTKNFHWHVSGPHFRDYHLLLDDQAAQILGVTDAIAERVRKTGNVTLRSIGDIARRQTIADNDREFVGAGDMLAELRDDNLKLVDRFRAVKDAAEDAKDNATSGIVDEWTDQAEERAWFLFEASRKG from the coding sequence ATGGCCGATACCAACCCGGCGCTCGAAACGCCGAGCAGCCTGAACCGCAACGACACCGCCAGCGTCGCCGATGCGCTGAACGGCGCACTGGCGGATTGCTATGCACTGTATTTGAAGACGAAGAATTTCCACTGGCACGTCTCGGGCCCGCATTTTCGGGATTACCACCTGTTGCTGGACGATCAGGCCGCGCAGATCCTGGGCGTGACCGACGCGATCGCGGAGCGGGTGCGCAAGACGGGCAATGTCACGCTGCGTTCGATCGGCGACATCGCGCGCCGCCAGACCATCGCCGACAACGACCGCGAGTTCGTGGGGGCCGGCGACATGCTGGCCGAGCTGCGCGACGACAATCTGAAGCTGGTCGACCGGTTCCGCGCGGTCAAGGACGCCGCCGAGGACGCCAAGGACAATGCGACCAGCGGCATCGTCGACGAATGGACCGATCAGGCCGAGGAACGTGCCTGGTTCCTGTTCGAGGCCAGCCGCAAGGGCTGA